A window of the Nycticebus coucang isolate mNycCou1 chromosome 3, mNycCou1.pri, whole genome shotgun sequence genome harbors these coding sequences:
- the PCBD1 gene encoding pterin-4-alpha-carbinolamine dehydratase: protein MAGKAHRLSAEERDQLLPNLRAVGWNELEGRDAIFKQFHFKDFNRAFGFMTRVALQAEKLDHHPEWFNVYNKVHITLSTHECAGLSERDINLASFIEQVATSMS, encoded by the exons ATG GCTGGCAAAGCACACAGGCTAAGTGCTGAGGAGAGGGACCAGCTGTTGCCAAACCTGAGAGCTGTCGGATGGAATGAGCTGGAAGGCCGTGATGCCATCTTCAAGCAGTTCCATTTCAAAGATTTCAATAGG GCTTTTGGGTTCATGACAAGAGTGGCCCTGCAGGCTGAGAAATTGGACCACCATCCAGAATGGTTTAACGTGTACAACAAG GTCCACATCACCCTGAGCACCCATGAGTGTGCGGGCCTTTCAGAACGGGACATAAACCTGGCCAGTTTCATCGAACAAGTAGCAACGTCCATGTCATAG